A stretch of Chitinophagaceae bacterium DNA encodes these proteins:
- the hpt gene encoding hypoxanthine phosphoribosyltransferase, which translates to MVIQVLDKKFQPYIKAEQIQEKVNGLAAKINAEYAGKNPLFIAILNGSFMFASDLFKELTVDAEICFIKLASYKGTRSTGNVVTSIGLDESLKGRHVVIVEDIVDTGKTLYEFLPQLTNQQPASLKIAALLHKPDALTFPLTIDYLGFNVPDKFLLGYGLDYDGHGRNLKEIYQLVGD; encoded by the coding sequence ATGGTGATCCAGGTATTGGACAAAAAATTTCAGCCGTATATAAAGGCCGAGCAGATCCAGGAAAAGGTGAACGGGCTTGCCGCAAAGATCAATGCAGAATATGCCGGGAAGAACCCGTTGTTCATTGCCATACTGAATGGCTCCTTCATGTTTGCATCGGATCTGTTTAAAGAACTTACCGTAGATGCCGAGATATGTTTTATCAAACTGGCTTCTTACAAGGGCACAAGATCCACCGGCAATGTGGTCACTTCCATCGGGCTGGATGAATCCCTGAAAGGCAGGCATGTGGTCATCGTGGAAGATATTGTTGATACGGGTAAGACCCTGTATGAGTTTTTGCCCCAGCTTACCAACCAGCAGCCAGCCAGTTTAAAGATCGCGGCGCTGCTGCATAAGCCCGATGCATTGACCTTTCCGCTTACGATTGATTACCTTGGCTTTAATGTGCCGGATAAATTTTTGCTGGGTTATGGCCTGGATTATGACGGGCATGGACGGAACCTGAAGGAAATTTACCAGTTGGTCGGAGACTGA
- a CDS encoding LysM peptidoglycan-binding domain-containing protein produces MRRGITAILIFSFSLGVSAQRTSIEEYVEQFRDIAMHEMKRSGVPAAITLAQGILESESGNSELVKRSNNHFGIKCKSTWAGDSVNHDDDAVGECFRAYSDASESYRDHSNFLRGNQRYASLFRLDPEDYRGWANGLKRAGYATNPRYPEQLIKYIEQYNLQQYTLLVLNDVPPSDIAKRNAENENIPATAGVKDESPVVTDETIVLAGDPGRIITINKIKCVFVNKGTSLLALATRHNINLKKLMEYNDLAEEGILKKDQYIFLQKKAKTGEKEYHIVQPGETVHDVAQKNGIQLQYLRAYNDLEQIEAMPANTKLFLQPGFKGAGANGPKVKTHTVEPKEGLYAIARKYNVTVQQLKDWNKLEGNGLKIGQEIIVSK; encoded by the coding sequence ATGAGAAGAGGGATAACAGCAATATTAATTTTTTCTTTTTCACTGGGCGTTTCAGCACAGCGTACTTCCATTGAGGAATATGTTGAGCAGTTCAGGGACATTGCCATGCATGAGATGAAGCGTTCGGGTGTTCCGGCTGCCATTACGCTGGCGCAGGGGATCCTGGAATCGGAGAGTGGCAACAGCGAACTGGTGAAAAGATCAAATAACCACTTTGGTATAAAATGTAAAAGCACCTGGGCCGGGGATAGTGTGAACCATGATGACGATGCCGTAGGCGAATGTTTCAGGGCTTATTCCGATGCTTCTGAAAGTTACCGGGATCACAGCAATTTTTTGCGGGGCAACCAGCGGTATGCATCTTTATTCCGGCTTGATCCTGAAGATTACAGGGGCTGGGCCAACGGATTAAAAAGGGCCGGTTATGCCACCAATCCGAGATACCCGGAGCAGCTGATAAAATACATCGAGCAGTACAACCTGCAGCAATATACGTTGCTGGTATTGAATGACGTACCCCCATCAGATATTGCAAAGAGAAATGCGGAGAACGAAAATATACCAGCTACGGCAGGGGTAAAGGATGAAAGCCCGGTTGTAACGGATGAAACGATCGTCCTGGCAGGCGACCCGGGCAGGATCATTACCATAAATAAGATAAAATGTGTTTTTGTAAATAAGGGTACTTCCTTATTAGCGCTGGCCACCAGGCACAACATCAATTTAAAAAAGCTGATGGAGTATAACGACCTTGCTGAGGAAGGCATCCTTAAAAAGGACCAGTACATTTTCCTGCAAAAAAAGGCAAAGACGGGTGAAAAGGAATATCATATTGTACAACCCGGGGAAACCGTGCATGATGTGGCACAGAAGAATGGCATACAACTCCAATACCTGCGAGCGTACAATGACCTGGAGCAAATAGAAGCGATGCCTGCAAATACCAAACTGTTTCTTCAGCCGGGCTTTAAGGGAGCAGGTGCCAACGGCCCGAAAGTGAAAACCCATACGGTTGAACCCAAAGAAGGTTTATATGCCATTGCCCGGAAATACAATGTAACGGTGCAGCAGCTGAAGGATTGGAATAAACTGGAGGGCAACGGATTAAAAATAGGGCAGGAGATAATTGTATCAAAGTGA
- a CDS encoding O-methyltransferase, producing the protein MLRKAIFTKKFSLDLIHPSVQQYSEAHTTAEDSLLKEIYDFTTQHHTKAVMLSGPLQGKLLEMLSRMIQPRTILEIGTFTGFSALCLVKGLQPEGKLHTIEIRQEDAETAAKYFKKAGMDYCIELHIGNALEIIPTLPLTWDLVFIDADKVGYIDYYELTLPLVKKGGWIVADNVLFHGEVLGENVKGKNAVAIRAFNEHVRNDDRVHQVMLTIRDGLLLIQKK; encoded by the coding sequence ATGCTAAGGAAAGCTATCTTTACCAAAAAATTTTCCTTGGATCTAATTCATCCTTCCGTTCAGCAATACTCCGAAGCCCATACTACCGCAGAAGATTCTCTGCTGAAAGAGATCTATGATTTCACCACACAGCATCATACAAAAGCTGTTATGCTCAGCGGCCCGCTCCAGGGCAAACTGCTGGAAATGCTGAGTCGCATGATACAGCCCCGTACAATATTGGAGATAGGTACTTTTACCGGTTTCAGTGCCCTGTGTTTGGTAAAAGGTTTACAGCCGGAAGGCAAACTGCATACAATAGAAATACGACAGGAAGATGCTGAAACTGCAGCAAAGTATTTTAAAAAAGCAGGCATGGACTACTGTATTGAACTGCATATTGGTAATGCGTTGGAGATTATACCCACACTGCCTTTAACCTGGGATCTTGTTTTTATTGATGCCGATAAAGTGGGGTATATTGATTATTACGAATTAACTTTGCCTCTGGTAAAAAAGGGAGGGTGGATAGTGGCCGATAACGTACTTTTTCATGGGGAGGTGCTGGGTGAAAATGTAAAAGGGAAAAATGCCGTGGCCATCCGGGCATTCAATGAACATGTGCGTAATGATGACAGGGTGCATCAGGTGATGCTGACCATACGGGACGGTCTCTTATTGATTCAAAAGAAATAA